The DNA sequence CGTCTCCGAGGACGCGACGCTGGTCGAGGTCAACCCGCTGGTCCGCGACCCGCAGGACAAGGTGATCGCCCTCGACGGCAAGGTCACCCTCGACGCCAACGCCGACTTCCGGCACCCGGCGCACGCCGAGCTGGTCGACGAGCGCACCGAGAACCCGCTCGAGGCGAAGGCCAAGGCCAAGGGCCTCAACTACGTCAAGCTCGACGGCGGCCAGGTCGGCATCATCGGCAACGGCGCGGGGCTCGTCATGAGCACCCTCGACGTCGTCGCCTACGCCGGCGAGGCGCACGGCGGGGTCAAGCCCGCCAACTTCCTCGACATCGGCGGCGGCGCCTCGGCGCAGGTCATGGCCGACGGGCTGGACGTCATCCTGGGCGACGACGAGGTCAAGAGCGTCTTCGTCAACGTCTTCGGCGGCATCACCGCGTGCGACGCGGTGGCCAACGGCATCGTCGAGGCCCTCAAGATCCTGGGCGACGAGGCCACCAAGCCGCTGGTCGTCCGCCTGGACGGCAACAACGTCGAGGAGGGTCGTCAGATCCTCGCCGACGCGAACCACCCGCTCGTCACCGTGGTGGGCACGATGGACGACGCGGCCGCCAAGGCCGCCGAGCTCGCGAACGCTGGAGCCTGAGACATGTCGATCTTCCTCAACGAGAACAGCAAGGTCATCGTCCAGGGCATCACCGGTGGCGAGGGCACCAAGCACGCCACCAAGATGCTGGCCGCCGGGACGAACATCGTCGGCGGCGTGAACGCGCGCAAGGCCGGCACCACGCACACGGTCGGCGGCAAGGACGTCACCGTGTACGGCACGGTCGAGGAGGCGATCAAGGAGACCGGCGCCGACGTGTCGGTCATCTTCGTCCCGCCGAAGTTCGCCAAGGACGCGGTCATCGAGGCCATCGACGCCGAGATCCCGCTCGCGGTCGTCATCACCGAGGGCATCCCGGTGCACGACTCGGCGTACTTCTGGGCGCACGCGGTCGCCACGGGCAACAAGACCCGGATCATCGGCCCGAACTGCCCCGGCATCATCTCGCCCGGCAAGTCCAACGCGGGCATCATCCCGGCGAACATCGCCGGCCCCGGCAAGATCGGCCTGGTGTCGAAGTCCGGCACGCTGACCTACCAGATGATGTACGAGCTGCGTGAGTTCGGCTTCTCCACCGCCATCGGCATCGGCGGCGACCCGGTCATCGGCACCACCCACATCGACGCCCTCGAGGCGTTCGAGGCGGACCCCGAGACCGAGGCCATCGTGATGATCGGTGAGATCGGTGGCGACGCCGAGGAGCGCGCCGCGGACTTCATCAAGGCCAACGTCACCAAGCCGGTCGTCGGCTACGTCGCGGGCTTCACCGCCCCCGAGGGCAAGACGATGGGCCACGCCGGCGCGATCGTGTCCGGCTCGGCCGGCACCGCGCAGGCGAAGAAGGAGGCCCTCGAGGCCGCCGGCGTGAAGGTCGGCAAGACGCCGTCCGAGACCGCCGCCCTGATGAAGGAGATCCTCTCCGCCTGATCGGAGCGCTCTCCGTGCACGTCCGACGCGCGGGCCCCGGGAACTCCTCCCGGTGCCCGCGCGTCGTGCTGTGTGCACCCGTGCGCCTCACCCGATCGTGTCGGGGGCATCGGCTAGCGTGCGGTGCAGCGAGTCCGTCCGTCACACGGGAGTGGTCGTCATGTCGAGCAACGAGCCAGGGGCCGCCCCGGCTCCCGAGCAGGCCCCGCCTGCTCCGACGGTGCGGATCGCCGTGCTGGCGGGGGCCGTGCTGGCCCTGCTGGCGCTGGTCCTGACCTTCTTCGACGTCACCACCGGGCTGTTCCCGGTCGCGATGGTCGTCGCCGGTGGTGTCGCGGGTGCGCTCACCCTGCTGCCCGGCACTGGCCGCACCCTGGTCGCGGGCGTGGTCCTGTCGACGACGGGTGCGCTGACGATGCTGCTGGTCCTGGCCGGTACCGGCACCGCGGCGATCGGCGGCACGCTGGGCTGGGTCGTGTTCGTGGTCGCCCTGCTCGCCGCCGCCGCACTGCTCTACGCTCAGCTGCTCCTGTCCGGCGTGGTCGCCGCTCCCGCCCCCCGGGTACAGCGCCCGTCGCACGTCGGGCAGCCCGGCTGGGGCCCCGGCCAGGTCCCGCCGGGCCAGCAGGCGCCCTGGATGCCGCAGCAGTCCTACGGCGTGGGCCAGCCGGGAGCCGCGGCGCCGTACGGCGCGGCCTCCGGTGCTGCGCGCTACGCGGCGGCCCCCTACGCCCCGGGCCAGTACGGCGCGAGTCCCTACGGGGCCCCGTCCGGTGCCGCTCCGTACGCCTCGGGGCAGCCCGGTGGGGTGCAGTACGGCGCAGGGCAGCCCGGTGGGGTGCAGTACGGCGCAGGGCAGCCCGGTGGGGGCCAGCACGGCACAGGGCAGCACGGCACAGGGCAGCACGGTGGGGGCCAGCACGGCACAGAACAGCACGGCGCCGCGCAGCAGGGGGCCGGCCAGTACGGCGCCGGTCAGTACGGATCGGGTCAGTACGGCGCCGCCCCCTACGGCGCCTCCGGCGCGGTGCCCGCGGTGTCGCAGCCCGCCGTCGGGCAATACCCGGGCCAGCCCGGTGCCCACGGAGCGCCCGAGGCGCCCGGGGTGCAGGACCGGACCGGCGACGACGCGGACCGGCACGCGGTCGGCGGCGGACGCAGCCCGCAGGCCGACGCGGCACCGTACACGCCGTCCGGCGGGGGCGGCGCCTTCTCCGGTGTGTCCTACGGCGATCGCGCCGCCGCGGTGACCGGCACACCGGGATCCGAGCAGGCCCCGCCCGCGACCACCCCCCACACGGCGGGCGCGGACCAGGTGGGCGAGGACACGGGCGTCACCCGCCCTTCCGCGATCCCCGGCTCCACCCCGGCCGCCGGCGAGCAGACCGAGAATCCCTGGGCCCCGGCCACCGGTGACGCCGAGGCCACCCGCACCTTCCGGCCCGGCGGTGACGGCTCCGCCTGACCTGCCGGGACCGTGGGCCCCGGCACGTCACGGCGTGCCTGCCCCTCCCGAACCGGGTTCGCTGCGACGCTGACCCGGTGAGCACCACCCCGCCCCGTCCCGCCCGCGGTCGCCCGGCCTCCCGGGCCCGGTCCACCGGGCCCGCACCCGAGCGGTCCCGCGGTGGGCGCGCGACCGCCGTCGCGGAGCGGGAGCGGGGGCACCGCCGCCCCGTCCGGACCCCGACGCGCGGCACCGGGACCGGCACCGGGCTGGACCGGCTGCGGATCCTCCTCGTGGCCACGATGGGTGCCGTCCTCGCCGGGTACACGATGCTCGTACCGGTGGCGGCGCTGCTGACCGGCACCGGCGGCGTCGAGGTCACCGCGGACGGGGCACTCGCCACCGCCGTCCCGCTGTGGCTGGCCGCGCACCTCATCCCGGTCGCCGTGGACGGGCGCCCGTTCGGGGTGTTGCCGCTGCTGCCGACGCTGGTGGTCGTCGCGCTGGTCGCCTTCTGCTCGCGGTGGGCGGTGCTCCGGCTGGGCGGGCGGGTCCGGCACGACGCCGGCGCCGTCGTCGCCTCCCAGGTCGGGGCCGCCGCCGCGGTCGCCGTGCTGGCCGGGGCGTTGCTGCCGCGGGACATGGCCGTGACCGCGCCCTGGGCCTCGATGATGGGGGCCGGGCTGGTGGCCGGGACGGCCGCCGGGATCGGCGTCGTCCACGCGTGCGGGGCCCCGGCCGCGTGGCAGCGGGTGCTGTCGGGATGGCCCGGCGCGGCGCTCGCCGGGGCCCGGGTCGCGGCCGCCGGGCTGCTGCTGGTCGCCGCCCTCGTCCTGACCGTGGCGCTGCTCGCGAGCGCCTCGGACGTCGCCGACACCGCCGAGCGCATCGCCCCCGGGGCCTGGGCGGGCTTCGGGGTGCTGGTGCTGAGCGTGGGGTACCTGCCGAACGCCCTGGTCGGGGCGCTGTCCTGGGCGCTGGGCGCGGGGGTGTCGGTCGGCATCGCCCGGTCGGGTCCGTTCGACGCCGAGCCGGGGCCGCTGCCGCCGTTCCCGCCCGTGGCGGTCCTGCCCGTCACCACCGTCCCGACGGCCGCGGTGCTGGTCGTGCTGCTGCCCGTCGTCGCGGGGGTGCTCGGCGGGATCGCCTGCCGCCGGGCGCTGGGGGAGGACGCGCCGGTCGTGGAGCGGGTCGCGG is a window from the Pseudonocardia sp. HH130629-09 genome containing:
- the sucC gene encoding ADP-forming succinate--CoA ligase subunit beta; the protein is MDLYEYQAKDLFAAHGVPVLPGRTVDNVADAAAAAAELGTAVVVKAQVKTGGRGKAGGVKLAQNADEAKEKAEAILGLDIKGHTVHQVLVTEASDIAEEYYFSFLLDRSNRTFLAMCSAEGGMEIEQLAVERPDALARIAIDPIAGVDKAKADEIVAAGKIPAAVADEAANVIVKLWETFVSEDATLVEVNPLVRDPQDKVIALDGKVTLDANADFRHPAHAELVDERTENPLEAKAKAKGLNYVKLDGGQVGIIGNGAGLVMSTLDVVAYAGEAHGGVKPANFLDIGGGASAQVMADGLDVILGDDEVKSVFVNVFGGITACDAVANGIVEALKILGDEATKPLVVRLDGNNVEEGRQILADANHPLVTVVGTMDDAAAKAAELANAGA
- the sucD gene encoding succinate--CoA ligase subunit alpha; translated protein: MSIFLNENSKVIVQGITGGEGTKHATKMLAAGTNIVGGVNARKAGTTHTVGGKDVTVYGTVEEAIKETGADVSVIFVPPKFAKDAVIEAIDAEIPLAVVITEGIPVHDSAYFWAHAVATGNKTRIIGPNCPGIISPGKSNAGIIPANIAGPGKIGLVSKSGTLTYQMMYELREFGFSTAIGIGGDPVIGTTHIDALEAFEADPETEAIVMIGEIGGDAEERAADFIKANVTKPVVGYVAGFTAPEGKTMGHAGAIVSGSAGTAQAKKEALEAAGVKVGKTPSETAALMKEILSA
- a CDS encoding DUF6350 family protein; the protein is MSTTPPRPARGRPASRARSTGPAPERSRGGRATAVAERERGHRRPVRTPTRGTGTGTGLDRLRILLVATMGAVLAGYTMLVPVAALLTGTGGVEVTADGALATAVPLWLAAHLIPVAVDGRPFGVLPLLPTLVVVALVAFCSRWAVLRLGGRVRHDAGAVVASQVGAAAAVAVLAGALLPRDMAVTAPWASMMGAGLVAGTAAGIGVVHACGAPAAWQRVLSGWPGAALAGARVAAAGLLLVAALVLTVALLASASDVADTAERIAPGAWAGFGVLVLSVGYLPNALVGALSWALGAGVSVGIARSGPFDAEPGPLPPFPPVAVLPVTTVPTAAVLVVLLPVVAGVLGGIACRRALGEDAPVVERVAAPATAAVVVAVGAAVPAALAGGALAGGPYDPVSFHPWAVLGCALLLVGIPAVLTCAGTELARHVPMGGTDRPRTAVDRARAARDRRRTPTVAELVERRRTAGAPVRRADATWDDDGEHGDVHPHRHAVSDEEPDGAGRTASRRGAADEGASERDRDRGDHVADRDHRADRAD
- a CDS encoding DUF5336 domain-containing protein; this encodes MSSNEPGAAPAPEQAPPAPTVRIAVLAGAVLALLALVLTFFDVTTGLFPVAMVVAGGVAGALTLLPGTGRTLVAGVVLSTTGALTMLLVLAGTGTAAIGGTLGWVVFVVALLAAAALLYAQLLLSGVVAAPAPRVQRPSHVGQPGWGPGQVPPGQQAPWMPQQSYGVGQPGAAAPYGAASGAARYAAAPYAPGQYGASPYGAPSGAAPYASGQPGGVQYGAGQPGGVQYGAGQPGGGQHGTGQHGTGQHGGGQHGTEQHGAAQQGAGQYGAGQYGSGQYGAAPYGASGAVPAVSQPAVGQYPGQPGAHGAPEAPGVQDRTGDDADRHAVGGGRSPQADAAPYTPSGGGGAFSGVSYGDRAAAVTGTPGSEQAPPATTPHTAGADQVGEDTGVTRPSAIPGSTPAAGEQTENPWAPATGDAEATRTFRPGGDGSA